From Ananas comosus cultivar F153 unplaced genomic scaffold, ASM154086v1, whole genome shotgun sequence, the proteins below share one genomic window:
- the LOC109704146 gene encoding enoyl-CoA delta isomerase 2, peroxisomal-like has protein sequence MALADMSLSGLRSVSSEDSVRYETIETRDGKFALLTLKPTNSHHLFTKKLIEKYSTRLQQAVNDKVKGLITTHDGEWFSGGFDYKSAPEEELVVEFRKLIAQFLDLQFPTAAYVSGFTYGAGFTLALLHDYLVLSNDNVSLRQDELANGHELPPYAAALVRDKFQLLASLELLVSTKYVTPPQFAPIAEYVNPYVGWSKDEVVEKLLRPLVDLDGSNYSGVRKILLFRVYQLVKLEPARG, from the coding sequence ATGGCGCTAGCAGATATGTCGCTATCTGGCTTGAGATCCGTGAGTTCGGAGGACTCGGTGCGCTATGAGACTATCGAGACACGCGACGGCAAATTCGCCTTGCTGACCCTGAAGCCAACGAACAGCCATCACCTCTTCACAAAGAAGCTCATCGAAAAGTACAGCACACGACTCCAGCAGGCTGTCAACGACAAAGTTAAAGGCCTTATAACCACCCACGACGGTGAGTGGTTCTCCGGCGGCTTCGACTACAAGTCGGCCCCCGAGGAAGAGTTGGTGGTGGAGTTCCGGAAGCTGATTGCTCAATTCCTCGATCTGCAGTTCCCGACGGCAGCCTACGTGTCGGGCTTCACCTACGGGGCAGGATTCACGCTGGCGCTTTTACACGACTACTTAGTGCTGTCGAATGACAATGTTAGTTTGCGCCAGGACGAGCTGGCTAATGGGCATGAGTTGCCGCCGTATGCCGCGGCGCTGGTGAGGGACAAGTTCCAGCTGCTGGCCTCGCTGGAGCTGCTGGTGTCGACCAAGTACGTCACACCCCCGCAGTTCGCGCCCATAGCCGAGTACGTGAACCCGTACGTAGGGTGGAGCAAAGACGAGGTGGTGGAGAAGCTGCTGCGGCCATTGGTTGACCTCGACGGCAGCAACTATAGTGGCGTGCGGAAGATCCTGCTGTTCCGCGTGTATCAGCTCGTGAAACTAGAACCGGCTCGCGGCTAG